The Phyllostomus discolor isolate MPI-MPIP mPhyDis1 chromosome 15, mPhyDis1.pri.v3, whole genome shotgun sequence genome includes the window attcagagaaaataaaataaattatgactAATTTTATTTCCTACATTTCACAGCAAAAGGACTCTCAAAAGCAGTTACAGGGATTATTTGAATGGGTTCATTCAACTTTAGCAAGCCTCTGGGAGCAGTGGAATTCTCACCATCTTACATATGGTGAATGTCTTATAGAATCATATGTGAAAACTCATTACATCATCAttcaaattaaatacaatttacaATTTCTATTATACCTTAAAAAACCTATAAAAGTAATTGGCATTACAATCAATTTAATATTGCAACAAAACTGACAGCtgggaaaaacaaatatttatttcaacaaaaagtaaaatggaccCTTAATTTCCAATACaattacaataaatttttattagacTTCTGAGTTCCCTGGTAActattgagtaaataaataaattcttttcatAGCATTATCTCTATTCTTCACtgatttgttctcatttttatagcAAAATATTGTCTGTATTATCTCTAAATATGGAATccagatattaaaaaattatatcttataACAACATAATTGGTAGTttctttaaattcatttcattagaaagcaatttattttgtgttttagttcAGGTAGCATTTATTGCATGTATAGaaactttaagattttattgacaaaattatgtttttctccttcctctaccatcttcctaaatcctccaTGATTATATCTTTTCAAAGTCTTTTACTTTCCTTTGAAACCAAATACGTTCCTGAGTTCCTGTCAGTAAAACCCCTAACGTGCCTCAGGACCCTTCATGCCACCCTCTAGAAATGGACTGTGAATCTCTCAGTTGTATCACTTCGTCTGCGAGAGGGATTCATTCAAATAGTTTGCTGCCTGCTGGGCTTTGCCTGGCTTTTCAGCTTCTATTTGAGCAATTTCCTTCTCTACCAccctcccctcaaaaaaaaaaacaaaaaaacaacaaccatgcAACCAAGCTTCTATCCCATGTAACACAGTTTCTGTTGGTGAACTCTTTCTCAGTGACCTTTGCACTCCACACCCTGTAGCTGGCTGGGTTGCAGCCCTGTTTTCCAGGGGAAAGGAACCGGCTGAGGGGAGAGACAATCTGAGAAACACCTTTGTCTGTCTTGTGGGCGGGGCTCAGTCGTCTCCCTCCAGAACTGGAGCAGTGAAGCCCAGACTCCTCAAGCCTCAGAGTGCAGCTGTGCGCAGAGGTCGGGTCTGCAAAGAGTCACTGAGCTACCCCGGGTCGCCACAGTGGGCCCCAGTCCAACCAGACTGGTGTGTGCCCACGGGGAGGACACGGGCCACAGACCCATGGAAGGGGGCCGTGTGAAGACACTAGCGTGACGCCTTCATTCTGGACCGTTAGTGTCTAGAGCTGTAAAAAGAGTCAATGTCTGTGGTTAAAGCCGCCATCCCGTGGTGCTGTGTACGGCAGCCGTAGTGAGCACATGCAATGACACATACTCATTTTTCTAAGTGGACAGTGCTAATCGAACACCGTTTTTCCAGTTCCCACTCCAGAGTGTCTTTATGCCTGCATACATGTTTTTAGGGGACATTCATCAGAACCCAGTAATTCTACCTTGGTGCTACTGGCATTGCTGATGATTTCCACTTGATGAGTTTTGTATTCAAATTCTCTTCACGGCTTCATTGAAAGTGTCTCATTGAGTCATATGCACACGTACCTGGATACGAAACTGTGCTCACACACATGTGTCACAGAAATCGTTGCCTGGACTGGGCCCAGATTTCCGAGGGCCTGCGTGCAGGAGACACAGGAGGACGCAGAGCAGGAGGTGACCCAGGACTAGGAACAGTCCTACCGTCCCCACAGAGGGGACACCTCAGCTGTGGCAGGGTTACTGGGTTCAgcccctgtctcctccccctcAGCATTTGCATTTTCCCGTGCGATTGCTTTCAATCTTGGAAATACTTCTGAGGGACTTAAACCTTAAACATGGCAGCAACCTCCAGTCCCTTCGAACTCTTCATTCCAGACGGTCCCGATTCTCCAATCACGAACACAAGCAGATAAAGTGAGACCGACAGAACAGTAAATTTACCCGTGGGATTATGCAGATAGAGAAGAATCATGCATTCAGGTGGGATGCCATTGTTTCTTTCTGCAGGGAGAACTTGTGattttccagaaataaaacaCGGGAGCATTTATGAGGAACACAGGTATAAGCAGGCCTTCCCCGTCGCCCCGGGGAAGTATTTCTACTACTCCTGCGACCGCAGCTTTGCGTCTCCTTCGCAGTCGCTCTGGACTCGAATAACCTGCACGGAGGACGGCTGGTCGCCAACACCCAGGTGTCTCAGTGCGTAAACAGGTGCATCGCGGTCCGCAGGAGTTTCTCAGCACACTCCACCAGCAGGGCGAGACGGGGAGGGGCGGCGGGTAAGGACCCCGGGGTGGAGACAATTACAAAgccaggggccagaggggccaGCAAAGGTAAGATCCGTCATTCTTCAGGCACAGAATCAGCAAAAAGTAAGATACACACTTGGTGGAATATCTccggggtttttttttcttcatttcaaatattggtGATCGGTAATTACAACTGCTTATGTTGAATTTAAACACCCTGACTTGGTAACTGTAGGAACACAGAtttttcacaggagagttccgtTTTTACGTGTAATGCTTGTTCAAAATGTGCTGCTCTTTCGGATATTCAGAAAGCGCTTTTTtagagcatttatttttatttatttttgttatctatagtttttatatttttttattgtttttccattacagttgctCTAgttcttccccccattactctccctgccTGGCCCATCCCCCTACTTCCTCAGTCACTCCCCACCCTGTCCTCCTGTCCCCGGTCCTTTGTACCTGTTCCTTCACTAcaccctccccttctttcctccattaccccctcccccctcgcctCTTGTCactcactgtcagtttgttccttatttctatgcctctggttctattttgctcgtttgtttgttttgttcatcttttaagtagtttttactattttccttttgtgtttttcagtaGTCGCATCTTTGTGAGTTACATGTGCCTTACTTTCTCAACGGGGACAGAGACACGAAGAAAGCAGAATTAGGAGAGGGAAGAACTAAAGGGGCAGGTGACAAAGGAAATGAgagtcctctcctcctcctccaggaagcagatTGGCcaatcaaatgagaaaaaaacgcAATCACTCTCTTGATAGCAAAAGGAAtttcacaaatggaaaaatgatTTCATGCCTAAGCAATGATTAATGACATTACATATTAATGGTAACGTGCATGAACTCATTTTTTTATGACAGTAATTTTGGCACTTTATTTGTGTGTGAAGTTTGCAAAATGTGACACCTTTCTCAGTGTGAAATGTATAGAAGTCATCTTTTGGGCTTTCAGGACAGTGCTTCTTCCCTTGGGTGAAACATGGTCGATCTGCATCTTCAGGACAAACCCATCAGGAAGGCGACACGGTGCCAGTGGTCTGTGATGAGGGCTACAGCCTCCCCCTTCATCAGAGCAGCATCACGTGTGGAGAAAGGGGCTGGTCCATGCCCCCAATGTGCAGTCGTACTGGCAAGTAAAATGCTGTCCTCCAGGGTCCTGTCTTCTTTTTCAGTGTATAGCGAAGTGGCTGTAGTTTCAGGGTTCCAATTCTGTCTGAGCAGATGTGCCAGTCTCTGGATAATAATCACTGGAAAATtattttgcctcctcccacaaatTAAATGTAGGCAAAATTACAGAATGCTCATGAGGAACACAGTGAAAATGGTTGCAAGGCGCTTACATGTTTTAGCAATATGAACTGACAGTGTACAATGAAATTATGCAGTCGGTTGAGGTACCatgatgataaaattaaaattttacagagTGATAGTTGAAATATCACAGTTGTGAAGTCACCTGGCCTGCAAACAATCTACTTGACATTGACAAAGTTAAATGCATACCATTAAAAACTAGCACAAAAATACCGATAATATCCACACCATCGGAGCTCTACCTGTGAAATCTCTGTTTCCAGGATATGTTTTATAATATGGAAAAACACTTCAATAAGCAACCATATGGAAACTGGGCATATACTGGAGGTAAAGTAGAGTTGGAGTTCCTTATGCTTTTACGTGAAGACCAAAGAGTAGCTACATTGGAAGAAGGGAACCCAGAGAGTCGGCCCCCTGAAGCACAGGGAGCACCTCCGGAGATCAGTCCCCATCGTCGTGTGTCTTCCCACTCTAGCGGGAAATGTGGTgatcatttattcatctaatcaATATTTGTTATATTGTCATTACGTCACGTTTATTGTGCACTTctttgcataattttttaaactgtattttgtagagagaggggaagggagggagaagaagagggagagagacatggatgtgGGAGAGCAATGTCTACAGCATTGTAGACATAGCAATGTCTACAGGTTGTCTCCAACCAGGGACAGAACAGGTCACGCAGGCAGGTGCCTTGACCCGGAATAGAACCACTAACCTTTTGCTCTgagggatgacgcccaaccaacagagccacatcagtcagggtcATTCGCAGTCTTATATTTGCTTATATAACTTGTCAAGGAGCTGTActtggagcaggagagggagtgcAGGAAGTCCTGCTTCCAATCCATCCTTCCAAAACAGGAAGTTAGCCATCTGccaatttgtttcttaaaattgtgCAAGGAGGGtttttttatgcaaatgaaaatgaaatgcctAGAGCCCAAAGGATACTGCAGCACGATGTGTGAGAGCACAAGGAACCTTCCGTGGCCATGAACTATGTCTGCCCAGTGCTGTCATTACGTAAACAGTGCTGCACCGGAATAGGACGCAGCAGACATCTGTCTTTCTGGTTCACATGAGCTCCACCAAGACATCCATGGGAAGCTGCAAAGCTGTGGTTCTCACTCTGCCTGATTAGATTGTCTCCATCGAATCCTTTCCTCAGACTCACACGAGACTTCATATTATACATTGTACTCCATTTGTACATTCCTCTGTCTTCTGTACAATGGGTTTGTCTCTTAACAAATCTAATAATATCCGTAGGTTCTAGAAGAAAATGTGGGCGCCCTCCAACCATCAACAATGGGGACATCACCACATTCCCATCAGCCAACTACGCTCCAGGAGACTCAGTACAGTACAGATGCCAGGCCTACTATAAACTTCAGGGAAACAGGATCCTAACATGTCGTGACGGAGAGTGGTCAGAACCACCCAAATGTTTAGGTAAGTGCATTGCCGTTCCCATGGGTCCTGAGAAATCTGTGTAGAGAGTGTGATGTTCTGCTCTTTATACCAGAACTTTCATGGATTACCACTATTCTGATGAATGCTTGACTCCCTCAGAGTGATGGGTGAGCAAACACCATATGACAAATTCTTAAGCAGGAAGAGCAACTAAGATTCTCTTATGAAAACTCTACACATGAGAACTGGTATTATGAACTTTGATTTAACGTTTAGTTATCACACAGAGTACCTCATGTTTACATCATGAATTGTTTAAAATGTCTTACACCTACAGGATGGCTTTTCAATGAGTTATATTGAAAAACGTTCTGAGAATGAGTTCCTGGATCAGTGTGGAAGATTCTACGTGACAGTCTAAACTTCTGTACTGAGAATTTGTATACCACttgatgttttatgtttcttgtttttaccTTTAGAGGCATGTGTAACATcagaagaaatgatggaaaagCATAACATACAGTTGAGATGGAGACAGAACAAAAAACTTTATATAGAATCAGACGATACTGTTGAGTTCACCTGCCGACGTGGGTATCGTGCAGTGTCACCACGTTCTGCATTCCGGGTAACGTGTCGGGCAGGAAAACTGACGTATCCCACCTGTGAATAAAATGATGTTTACGTTGCATTCTGAAAATTGAAATACACGTATTCATTTACAGTATTTTATATTAATCCAATTCTCTATTTTTCAAGTGTATTATCTCATTTCTCTTCAAAATCAAAATTTATGTTGATATCATTATAATGTGAAAGACCAATGAATCACTCTGAAAgggatctcattaaaatgtgGCAAACCACAATGCTGTGTGTTCTGTTCATCCAACATCTGTAGCCAGAAATCAGAAGCCATCCCTTCACTGCCTCCTTGCACCCAACCACTCCCCTAACTTTCCCAACACTTTGTCTGGAACTTCTGAGGCCATTTGAGACTCTTGTTgtggaggaaatggggaaaaatgtttgTCTCCATCTTCAAAATGTAATCACTTCACAAACACATAAAAACCAAACTATGTCACACCTGTGTTGGCGAGAAGATCTCTGCGGTTATTACCTGTCCTAGGGAAACACTCACCAGAGATGGCGACAGATGTGATCTCCTGCAGCCTGTCCCCCCAGGGCATGCAAGCTCTCAGACACATCACACGGAGCAGGTGGGCTCCGATTCAGGGCATGACTGCGGGCAGTGGCACATGCCCTGATGAAAACACAGCATCAGTATAAACACATTCACATCAGTATAAACACGTAACATGCTGTGAACCGTGACTACGCATTTACAGAGCAGAGACCGGCAGGACATGCAATGACACACTTTCCACAACTCTGTTGGATGTAGAGACAACGGGGGTAGGAGTTGGGGTTCAGTTCCCGTATTCCCCCAGTCTTCTGTATTGAACATGTATCATCTTTGAACGACGAAGTATGTTCATTTAGAGTAAATACATACAAAAAGTAAGATGACACATGTTGAGAACCTGAAAGAACTCTTTCATAATGATGTTCAGGTCGATTATCATTTTCATGATTTTGCTTCTTTAGAGAGTTTTGAAACTTTCAAACACCAGAGCCTGAAATGTGATTTTATGTTTGTACATTTCAAACATATAATTAAGATAAGTTGACTATAAAGATTTTAATTCCTACAAAAACTTAATACTTTAAGGTGACAATAAAGATATAAATCTTAcattttgccacagcatggatggacctggagaatattatgcaaagtgaaatgagccagtcagaaaaagacaaataacataggatgtcactt containing:
- the LOC114512477 gene encoding complement factor H-related protein 2-like isoform X1, with the protein product MPNMLLSLVNVIVTLWVSWAHGQGRTCDFPEIKHGSIYEEHRYKQAFPVAPGKYFYYSCDRSFASPSQSLWTRITCTEDGWSPTPRCLRQCFFPWVKHGRSASSGQTHQEGDTVPVVCDEGYSLPLHQSSITCGERGWSMPPMCSRTGSRRKCGRPPTINNGDITTFPSANYAPGDSVQYRCQAYYKLQGNRILTCRDGEWSEPPKCLEACVTSEEMMEKHNIQLRWRQNKKLYIESDDTVEFTCRRGYRAVSPRSAFRVTCRAGKLTYPTCE
- the LOC114512477 gene encoding complement factor H-related protein 2-like isoform X2; translation: MPTMLLSLVSVIVTLWVSWAHGQGRTCDFPEIKHGSIYEEHRYKQAFPVAPGKYFYYSCDRSFASPSQSLWTRITCTEDGWSPTPRCLRQCFFPWVKHGRSASSGQTHQEGDTVPVVCDEGYSLPLHQSSITCGERGWSMPPMCSRTGSRRKCGRPPTINNGDITTFPSANYAPGDSVQYRCQAYYKLQGNRILTCRDGEWSEPPKCLEACVTSEEMMEKHNIQLRWRQNKKLYIESDDTVEFTCRRGYRAVSPRSAFRVTCRAGKLTYPTCE
- the LOC114512477 gene encoding complement factor H-related protein 2-like isoform X3, whose amino-acid sequence is MPNMLLSLVNVIVTLWVSWAHGQGRTCDFPEIKHGSIYEEHRYKQAFPVAPGKYFYYSCDRSFASPSQSLWTRITCTEDGWSPTPRCLRQCFFPWVKHGRSASSGQTHQEGDTVPVVCDEGYSLPLHQSSITCGERGWSMPPMCSRTGSRRKCGRPPTINNGDITTFPSANYAPGDSVQYRCQAYYKLQGNRILTCRDGEWSEPPKCLEACVTSEEMMEKHNIQLRWRQNKKLYIESDDTVEFTCRRGYRAVSPRSAFRVTCRAGKLTYPTCE